Proteins from one Bdellovibrio svalbardensis genomic window:
- the ftsH gene encoding ATP-dependent zinc metalloprotease FtsH produces MFKDGRYNVLLMFFAFLLVFLLQNIWMQASRVESIPYSEFETLVKSHEVDNLVLTEKYIRGDFKSARPSKKNQFITVRVEPELAKSLEGSGVTYSREIESSFFRDILSWTLPALIFIGLWIFVSRRIMERGGGVGGLMSVGKSRAKLYVETEVKTTFDDVAGVDEAKAELREVVEFLKNPFDYERLGARMPKGILLIGPPGTGKTMLAKAVAGEAKVPFFSISGSEFVELFVGVGAARVRDLFEQARKQAPCIIFIDELDALGKVRAPGMLSGGHDEKEQTLNQLLAELDGFDTKSGVVLLGATNRPEVLDPALLRSGRFDRQVLVDRPDKAGREAILKVHLKKIKIHESVNLEHIASLTPGFTGADLANLVNEAALIATRRKSNAVEEEDFVMAMERIVAGLEKKNKLLNPKERRIVAFHEMGHTLVACALPDMDKVQKVSIIPRGIGSLGYTIQRPLEDRYLMTQKELQNKMAVLMGGRVAESLIFDEISTGAADDLVKVTNIAEALVTKYGMSRSVGNVIFEQQGATFLEGSFPNVTHRDRSEESAKLIDSEIKRVIEEATTKTRKILEANRGILEKGAQLLLEKETLLEADIKTLIKDLVVEEGASERISRTDENRVL; encoded by the coding sequence GTGTTTAAGGACGGAAGATATAATGTTCTATTGATGTTTTTCGCGTTCCTTCTAGTGTTCCTTTTGCAGAACATTTGGATGCAAGCATCCCGGGTCGAGTCCATTCCCTACAGTGAGTTTGAAACCCTCGTGAAGTCCCATGAGGTCGATAATCTTGTTCTGACTGAAAAGTATATTCGCGGTGATTTTAAGTCAGCGCGGCCCAGTAAGAAGAATCAGTTTATCACGGTCCGAGTGGAGCCCGAGTTGGCAAAATCATTGGAGGGCAGCGGTGTCACTTATTCGCGTGAAATAGAAAGTTCATTCTTCCGGGATATCCTTTCCTGGACATTGCCGGCGTTGATATTCATTGGGCTTTGGATCTTTGTCAGTCGGCGAATCATGGAGCGCGGAGGAGGCGTTGGTGGTTTGATGAGTGTTGGTAAAAGCCGGGCAAAACTTTATGTCGAAACAGAAGTGAAAACCACCTTTGATGATGTAGCAGGTGTCGATGAGGCGAAAGCAGAGCTGCGGGAGGTTGTGGAGTTTCTAAAGAATCCCTTCGATTATGAACGTTTGGGTGCGCGCATGCCCAAGGGGATTCTTCTGATTGGACCTCCGGGAACGGGTAAAACCATGTTGGCAAAAGCCGTGGCGGGGGAAGCGAAGGTGCCGTTTTTCTCGATTAGCGGATCGGAATTTGTCGAATTGTTTGTCGGGGTCGGTGCGGCTCGCGTTCGGGATCTTTTCGAACAAGCCCGTAAGCAAGCACCTTGTATCATCTTTATTGATGAGTTGGATGCGCTGGGAAAAGTGCGTGCCCCAGGAATGCTGTCTGGCGGCCATGATGAGAAAGAACAAACTTTGAATCAACTGCTGGCCGAGTTGGATGGGTTTGATACAAAGTCTGGAGTGGTCCTGTTAGGAGCGACAAATCGCCCTGAAGTCCTGGATCCGGCCTTGCTGCGATCGGGACGTTTTGATCGTCAAGTATTAGTGGATCGACCCGATAAAGCGGGACGTGAAGCCATTCTAAAAGTGCACTTAAAGAAAATTAAAATTCACGAGTCAGTCAATTTGGAACATATCGCAAGTCTCACGCCGGGTTTTACCGGTGCGGATCTTGCGAACCTCGTCAATGAAGCGGCTTTGATAGCAACCCGAAGAAAATCGAATGCGGTTGAAGAAGAAGATTTTGTGATGGCGATGGAAAGAATCGTCGCCGGTCTGGAAAAGAAAAATAAACTTCTTAACCCTAAGGAGCGCAGAATTGTCGCCTTTCATGAAATGGGACACACCTTGGTTGCCTGTGCCTTGCCGGATATGGATAAAGTTCAAAAAGTTTCCATCATTCCCCGAGGGATTGGGTCCTTGGGTTATACCATCCAACGACCTTTGGAAGATCGCTATTTGATGACCCAAAAAGAGTTGCAAAACAAGATGGCCGTGTTGATGGGAGGACGAGTCGCCGAAAGTTTGATTTTTGATGAGATCTCGACCGGAGCGGCTGATGACTTGGTGAAAGTGACAAATATCGCAGAAGCTTTGGTTACAAAATACGGGATGAGCCGAAGTGTCGGTAATGTCATCTTTGAACAACAAGGAGCGACTTTTCTGGAAGGTTCATTCCCAAATGTGACTCATCGGGATCGCAGTGAGGAGAGTGCTAAGTTGATTGACTCTGAAATTAAACGAGTGATTGAGGAAGCAACTACAAAGACCCGGAAAATTTTGGAGGCGAATCGGGGGATTTTAGAAAAAGGGGCGCAACTTTTGTTGGAGAAGGAGACCTTGTTAGAGGCAGATATTAAAACACTGATTAAAGATCTGGTTGTAGAAGAAGGAGCGTCAGAGCGAATTAGTCGGACTGATGAGAATCGAGTTTTATAA
- a CDS encoding sensor histidine kinase, whose amino-acid sequence MRKRTQTVLDSLNLDLCRRSVQASVAFALAYIVLIFWPIVTSPQLIGVHQLSVVIALIAVSARFVFARKIVKLGRSGLEKWGRLHMLSIIVSTTFLGVLFSLGFYDSQNSDAKIFFTSFLISAIMSASTTSIALNPRIQSYFLIMVGIVPGTVLAFSEHIGELPYRIWTLLIFIFVVYIYGNSKQFYLNMAYRYETEEALNVEKANLTMAVKKLESTQEELLNQKSRAEYAAKLASLGEMAGGIAHEINTPLNVILLSTEQQLDILNDTSLDVKELQASVKKVQETTNRIATIVRGLRSFARDGAKDPIEETKVQTIVENTLALCIEKFKLNNVDLRLPNPFPEISLHCRPVQISQVLLNLLNNSFEAIRELPERWVSMEVRMISGEVEIRITDSGPGIPDEIQAEIFRPFFTTKEVGKGTGLGLSISRGLIEAHKGQMYIDPHHPHTSFVIRLPV is encoded by the coding sequence ATGAGGAAACGAACTCAAACAGTTTTAGACAGTCTTAACCTGGATCTGTGTCGGCGAAGCGTTCAAGCGTCAGTGGCCTTCGCCCTGGCCTATATAGTTTTGATTTTTTGGCCGATAGTCACCAGTCCACAACTGATCGGGGTTCATCAGCTTTCAGTGGTGATTGCATTGATTGCAGTCAGTGCCCGCTTTGTTTTTGCTCGCAAGATTGTGAAATTGGGGCGATCTGGTTTGGAGAAGTGGGGGCGACTCCATATGCTGTCAATTATAGTGAGCACGACATTTTTGGGGGTGCTGTTCAGTTTAGGTTTTTATGACTCTCAAAATTCAGATGCAAAGATATTTTTCACATCATTCCTGATCAGCGCGATCATGTCTGCGTCCACGACATCAATAGCTTTGAATCCGCGTATTCAAAGCTATTTTTTAATCATGGTTGGGATTGTCCCCGGAACTGTTTTAGCTTTTTCAGAGCACATTGGGGAGCTTCCCTATAGAATATGGACTTTGTTGATATTTATCTTCGTCGTGTATATCTATGGAAATTCAAAACAGTTTTATCTTAATATGGCTTACCGCTATGAAACGGAAGAGGCCTTGAACGTTGAAAAGGCAAATTTAACCATGGCGGTTAAAAAACTCGAGAGCACACAAGAAGAGCTCCTCAATCAAAAGTCGCGGGCCGAGTACGCCGCGAAGTTGGCCTCTTTGGGAGAAATGGCAGGGGGGATCGCTCATGAGATCAATACGCCGCTCAATGTGATTTTATTGTCGACGGAACAGCAATTGGATATTCTAAATGACACATCTTTGGATGTTAAAGAGCTGCAGGCGTCGGTTAAAAAAGTTCAGGAGACGACCAATCGAATCGCGACCATCGTCAGAGGCTTGCGATCTTTTGCTCGTGACGGTGCCAAAGATCCTATAGAGGAAACAAAAGTCCAAACCATTGTGGAAAACACTTTGGCACTTTGTATTGAGAAATTTAAACTCAATAACGTCGATTTGCGGTTGCCGAATCCCTTCCCAGAGATCTCTTTGCATTGTCGTCCCGTGCAGATTTCGCAGGTGTTGCTGAATCTTCTGAATAATTCTTTTGAGGCCATTCGCGAGCTTCCCGAACGGTGGGTCTCTATGGAGGTCAGAATGATCAGTGGGGAAGTGGAAATCCGTATCACCGACAGTGGTCCTGGGATTCCTGATGAAATTCAGGCCGAAATTTTTCGACCTTTTTTTACCACCAAGGAAGTGGGAAAAGGCACGGGATTAGGTTTAAGTATCTCGCGTGGTCTTATCGAGGCGCATAAGGGACAGATGTATATCGACCCCCATCATCCGCACACATCATTCGTGATCAGGCTGCCAGTTTAG
- a CDS encoding hydroxymethylglutaryl-CoA reductase, degradative: MKKQLQDVFKGFSKLSREERLKALREVGALQDSDIDYLSKGGLRDTSLGEKFIENVIGYFQMPLGVATNFRIDGKDFVIPMAVEETSIVAAVCKSAKWIRESGSITTEVVGSDIIGQIQIAKVKSFADFEKQILSQKNYMIEIANREVAFGLVRRGGGVRDIQVRRVPRGDGTDMAVVHVLMDPCDAMGANIMNQVCEYLKEPIEQFTGEKVTMCILSNLVDTKVTRAVVHIKDIDPVLAEKIEEASLFAQQDPYRAATNNKGVLNGIDPVLVATGNDWRAVEAGIHAYACRDGQYRSITRWYRDNGGLTGVFEAPLVVGTVGGVTALHPTAMLCMKMLGTSSANELSRVIAAVGLVQNLGALKALTTVGIIEGHMKLHTKNLALGAGAEEREIPMVQKKLEEILAIRKRISLSNAIDVLKELRAGQMSVTSSTATSSSTHQHS; the protein is encoded by the coding sequence ATGAAAAAACAACTTCAAGATGTTTTTAAAGGATTCTCCAAACTTTCCCGCGAAGAAAGATTGAAGGCATTGCGCGAAGTAGGCGCTTTGCAAGATTCAGATATCGACTATCTTTCTAAAGGTGGTCTTCGTGATACGTCTTTGGGCGAAAAGTTCATCGAAAACGTGATCGGCTATTTCCAGATGCCTTTGGGTGTAGCGACCAATTTCCGTATTGATGGCAAAGACTTCGTGATTCCGATGGCTGTTGAGGAAACCTCTATTGTCGCGGCAGTTTGCAAAAGCGCTAAGTGGATCCGTGAATCGGGCTCTATTACCACGGAAGTTGTGGGCTCTGATATCATTGGCCAAATTCAAATTGCGAAAGTGAAAAGCTTTGCTGATTTTGAAAAACAAATTCTTTCTCAAAAAAATTATATGATCGAGATCGCCAATCGCGAAGTGGCTTTTGGGCTGGTTCGCCGTGGCGGTGGAGTTCGCGATATCCAGGTTCGCAGAGTGCCTCGCGGCGATGGCACCGACATGGCGGTGGTTCACGTTTTGATGGATCCTTGCGATGCGATGGGTGCGAATATCATGAACCAAGTATGTGAATACTTGAAAGAACCGATCGAGCAATTCACCGGCGAAAAAGTGACAATGTGTATCCTTTCCAATCTGGTCGACACCAAAGTCACCAGAGCCGTTGTTCACATCAAAGACATTGATCCCGTGTTGGCTGAAAAAATCGAAGAAGCTTCTTTATTTGCCCAACAAGATCCTTATCGTGCAGCGACCAATAACAAAGGCGTCTTGAATGGTATCGATCCCGTGTTGGTGGCGACGGGCAATGACTGGCGTGCCGTGGAAGCGGGTATTCACGCTTATGCTTGCCGAGATGGTCAGTATCGCTCTATCACACGCTGGTACCGTGATAACGGCGGCTTGACGGGTGTGTTTGAGGCTCCTCTGGTGGTCGGTACTGTAGGTGGCGTGACAGCTCTTCATCCCACAGCAATGTTGTGCATGAAAATGCTCGGGACATCTTCGGCGAACGAATTATCTCGTGTTATCGCAGCAGTTGGATTGGTGCAGAATCTGGGCGCTTTGAAAGCTCTTACGACCGTAGGAATTATCGAAGGCCATATGAAGCTTCATACTAAAAATCTTGCTCTAGGTGCCGGCGCAGAAGAACGCGAAATTCCTATGGTGCAAAAGAAACTTGAAGAGATTCTTGCCATTCGTAAGCGCATATCACTGAGCAATGCGATTGACGTTCTTAAAGAACTTCGTGCGGGTCAAATGTCTGTGACCAGTTCGACTGCGACGTCTTCATCGACGCATCAGCACTCCTAA
- a CDS encoding ABC transporter permease: MNPFRLSYLYLRRHLFTTTVTILALALAIASVTLLLKLEILSHSRFDTLADQGDALVGAKSGGIEILLGALNFEGEVPAYLPQNLYETLKAKKDIQFEDKANYKEAFTISHITPLLVFGTYKSFKMMGTDESLLSFKESPTAPKISEGTFPTALNEILLGADVAKSESLKIGDSIYVHAKIHSSSYESSAFPLKVVGLLQATGKTWDRGIFSNLMTAQNAVLKTPGYQTIWGSHILSYFILNIQPGGEEALATLINQRTVSQLVFVDKEKQHLQELTGQSQTLQLLIVGTLLLLSTLTVLAVFFTRMEARSLELAVLRALGYARAELTQLLLIEGLWMGLVSILVAAIFEAAISPLILATAGAQLPQSTATNWPWWIILVTGLLALVAIAIASLPPLWRLYRQDVHTALRNIS, from the coding sequence ATGAATCCTTTTCGACTCTCCTACCTCTATTTGCGTAGACATCTTTTCACCACCACGGTCACCATCCTGGCTTTGGCCCTCGCCATTGCTTCAGTCACTCTTCTGCTGAAGCTGGAAATCCTGTCGCATTCAAGATTTGATACTCTCGCAGATCAGGGTGATGCTTTGGTAGGTGCAAAATCCGGCGGCATCGAAATTCTTTTAGGTGCACTCAATTTTGAGGGGGAAGTTCCGGCCTACCTTCCACAAAATCTTTATGAAACTCTCAAAGCAAAAAAAGACATTCAATTCGAAGATAAGGCAAACTATAAGGAAGCTTTCACGATCTCGCATATCACCCCGCTCCTTGTCTTCGGAACCTATAAGTCTTTTAAAATGATGGGCACGGATGAAAGCCTTCTGTCTTTCAAGGAAAGCCCGACAGCACCAAAAATCAGCGAAGGAACTTTTCCCACCGCCCTGAACGAAATTCTGCTTGGTGCGGACGTCGCCAAGTCAGAGTCTTTGAAAATCGGCGATAGTATTTATGTTCACGCAAAGATTCATAGTTCTAGTTACGAAAGTTCCGCCTTCCCTTTAAAAGTCGTGGGCCTGCTTCAAGCCACTGGTAAAACCTGGGATCGTGGAATCTTCTCGAACCTAATGACTGCGCAAAATGCAGTACTCAAGACTCCCGGTTATCAGACTATTTGGGGATCACATATTCTGAGTTACTTTATATTGAATATTCAACCCGGCGGGGAAGAGGCTCTTGCTACACTTATCAATCAAAGAACTGTCTCCCAGTTGGTATTTGTGGATAAAGAAAAACAACATCTTCAAGAACTCACCGGTCAAAGTCAGACCTTGCAACTTCTGATTGTCGGCACTCTTCTTTTGCTTTCAACACTGACGGTCCTTGCGGTCTTTTTTACGCGCATGGAAGCACGCTCCTTGGAACTGGCTGTACTGCGCGCTTTAGGATACGCCCGGGCAGAATTAACTCAGCTGCTTTTGATTGAAGGTCTTTGGATGGGACTGGTTTCAATTCTGGTGGCTGCCATTTTTGAGGCGGCCATCAGTCCTCTTATTCTTGCGACTGCTGGCGCACAACTTCCCCAAAGCACAGCAACAAATTGGCCTTGGTGGATCATTCTTGTCACAGGTCTTCTGGCCTTGGTGGCAATCGCCATTGCCAGCCTTCCGCCTTTATGGAGACTCTACCGCCAAGATGTGCATACAGCATTGAGAAACATTTCCTAA
- a CDS encoding mevalonate kinase family protein, whose product MSTDFSCDFFCRAYGKWILAGEHAVLRGVPALVFPIRSRALELHYTKGTQALELHLEGDHGPDLQLLVWGVLEKACEMKKISRQDLKGYISIESSIPVGAGMGASAALCVALTRWLGYLGHVQEIEFYEFARSLENLFHGESSGVDIAVALSGEGLRFVRDGARTSLQTTWQPCWYISYTGKRGVTVDAVNKVKALIAADPSRGAAIDQQMHKAVDIAQEALFANATEGLSLLKEAINLAGQCFEQWNLNEGAPAKHIQWLRENGAVAVKPTGSGGGGYVLSLWEKEPSAEVLQELIPC is encoded by the coding sequence ATGTCCACTGATTTTTCTTGTGATTTTTTTTGTAGGGCCTATGGCAAATGGATTCTGGCGGGGGAACACGCGGTCTTGCGTGGTGTTCCGGCGCTGGTTTTTCCCATTCGCTCTCGCGCTTTGGAATTGCACTATACTAAAGGGACCCAGGCTCTTGAATTGCATCTTGAAGGCGATCATGGGCCCGATTTGCAGTTACTGGTGTGGGGAGTTCTAGAAAAGGCCTGCGAGATGAAAAAGATCTCGCGACAGGACTTGAAGGGGTATATCTCCATTGAATCTTCGATACCGGTGGGGGCTGGTATGGGAGCTTCGGCGGCTCTTTGTGTGGCGCTGACTCGGTGGCTGGGTTATTTAGGCCATGTTCAAGAGATTGAATTTTATGAATTTGCCCGTTCTTTAGAAAACCTTTTCCATGGTGAAAGCAGCGGTGTTGATATTGCGGTGGCTTTGTCAGGGGAAGGTTTGCGTTTCGTCAGAGATGGCGCCCGCACTTCATTGCAAACCACGTGGCAGCCTTGCTGGTATATTTCATATACGGGTAAAAGAGGTGTGACCGTGGATGCCGTCAATAAAGTGAAGGCCTTGATCGCTGCGGATCCTTCTCGGGGTGCCGCCATCGATCAGCAAATGCATAAGGCGGTCGATATAGCACAAGAAGCTCTTTTCGCGAATGCGACTGAAGGTCTTTCACTGCTTAAAGAAGCTATCAATTTGGCAGGTCAATGTTTTGAGCAGTGGAACTTGAATGAAGGGGCTCCTGCAAAACATATCCAATGGTTGCGCGAGAATGGCGCAGTGGCCGTGAAGCCTACCGGCTCTGGCGGTGGTGGCTATGTGTTGTCTCTTTGGGAAAAAGAGCCTAGTGCGGAAGTTCTGCAAGAACTCATTCCTTGTTAA
- the mvaD gene encoding diphosphomevalonate decarboxylase, with product MNSVLVSAPSNIALIKYMGKIEGSGNKPTNGSLSYTLENLKTFVRLTAIEGAQDQWKALVREDLEPLNLSEKGQQRFLKHLQTLKDKWGIQKSFLVESANNFPSDCGLASSASSFAALTLAAAEMFQAMNPQPWGTDKKTLSELSRQGSGSSCRSLFSPWVLWQHEYAEPMGLEMKDMHHIVVVVEDSKKEVSSSEAHKLVTTSPKFVGRPERAEIRLKDLVHALRFNDWHMARQIVWDEFIDMHRLFETSTPAFSYMTDGSKAVLEDCQKFWNRWQDGPLVTMDAGANVHMLFRNDQKKSFAEYREHFAKSFKVLAFEGVKSDVH from the coding sequence ATGAATTCAGTTTTAGTTTCGGCACCCTCGAATATTGCGTTGATCAAATATATGGGGAAGATCGAAGGTTCGGGGAACAAACCCACCAATGGTTCTTTGTCTTATACTTTGGAAAACCTGAAAACATTCGTGCGTTTGACGGCCATCGAAGGGGCTCAGGATCAGTGGAAGGCCTTGGTGCGTGAGGACCTGGAGCCATTGAATCTGTCTGAAAAAGGTCAGCAAAGATTCTTGAAGCACTTGCAGACCCTTAAAGACAAATGGGGTATTCAGAAATCTTTCCTCGTGGAATCAGCCAACAATTTTCCATCAGACTGCGGTCTGGCGAGTTCCGCTTCGAGTTTCGCGGCATTGACTTTGGCTGCAGCGGAAATGTTTCAGGCCATGAATCCTCAACCTTGGGGAACCGACAAAAAAACTCTTTCAGAACTTTCTCGTCAAGGATCAGGCTCTTCTTGCCGGTCTTTGTTTAGTCCCTGGGTATTGTGGCAGCACGAATACGCGGAACCCATGGGTCTTGAGATGAAAGATATGCATCACATTGTGGTCGTCGTGGAAGATTCTAAAAAAGAAGTTTCCAGTTCAGAAGCCCATAAGCTTGTGACCACCAGTCCAAAATTTGTTGGTCGTCCAGAACGTGCAGAGATCCGCTTGAAGGATCTGGTGCATGCTTTGCGCTTCAATGACTGGCATATGGCTCGTCAAATTGTTTGGGACGAGTTCATTGATATGCATCGTTTGTTTGAAACCAGCACGCCGGCATTTTCTTATATGACCGATGGATCGAAGGCCGTCTTGGAAGATTGCCAAAAGTTCTGGAATCGTTGGCAGGATGGTCCCTTGGTGACCATGGATGCGGGTGCAAATGTGCATATGCTCTTTAGAAACGATCAGAAGAAATCTTTCGCTGAGTACCGCGAACATTTCGCAAAGTCTTTCAAGGTATTGGCTTTTGAAGGTGTGAAAAGCGATGTCCACTGA
- a CDS encoding erythromycin esterase family protein: MAIFQDRHEAGEALGRKLLSYKEENPLILAIPRGGVPIAAAVAKILGADMDLLMVKKIGAPNNPELAIGAVSESGEPWLNKKLIRRLNVNTKKIEATLAEKTSEVRNQMKKFRGDSPIKEVKGRTLIVVDDGIATGATLQAAVELLKTRKPKKIIVAAPVAPKSSVEEILRVADEVICLETPEPFHAVGNFYHDFTQVEDEDVLAYLHPQQAKPFEAEQLEIQFHDGEKVLKADLATVKDMKCLIVFSHGSGSSRLSPRNRFVAKELNKIGFGTLLADLLTQEEDKDRKNVFDVDLLVSRTLKATEAGLHKIGNMDLPLGFFGASTGAAAALGAAAKTHRKVFAVVSRGGRPDLAASYFRQVKVPTLLIVGGEDHQVIALNEKAARELLAVKTVIVPGATHLFEEPGALEEVVEYAADWFLELYPHQVVGKAPQENVVHVMEDLAHPIKADGDWEDLIRKIAKSRIVMLGEASHGSAEFYTVRRMISERLIRDHGFDFIAVEGDWPDCQKLHDYIRTGEGKSAKDIMRRFERWPTWMWANDEAATMIEWMQSYQAGFYGLDVYSLFESMDYVMAYTKQVDTGLAKEIKSNYSCFEPFRKNEKAYAKFLMEFEEGCKGEVMESLQKMLRLRVEKINTAHRDLFNAQQNARIVKNAEDYYRAMLFGGAESWNVRDRHMMETLEILLNRKKDSKCIVWAHNSHIGDYHATDMLEEGYVNLGGLAREKFGLDQVSLVGFGTYQGEVLASPAWDGPETVTKLPAAKEGSFENYCHKVSQDLRAPRFYMNFDSEARKSVLGTRRYGHRAVGVVYDPRFEAHGRNYVPTVIAQRYDSFVFIDKTSALRAIPTLKNWGDFPETWPAGI; this comes from the coding sequence ATGGCTATATTTCAAGATCGCCACGAAGCCGGGGAAGCACTCGGAAGAAAATTACTTTCTTATAAAGAAGAAAATCCACTGATATTAGCAATACCTCGAGGTGGAGTCCCTATCGCAGCGGCAGTGGCAAAAATTCTTGGTGCTGACATGGATCTTTTGATGGTGAAGAAGATCGGTGCTCCCAATAATCCCGAACTTGCAATTGGAGCGGTCAGTGAAAGTGGTGAGCCTTGGCTGAATAAAAAGTTAATTCGCCGACTTAATGTGAATACCAAAAAAATTGAAGCGACTTTAGCTGAAAAGACCTCTGAAGTGCGCAATCAGATGAAGAAATTTAGAGGGGATTCACCTATAAAGGAAGTCAAGGGCCGCACTCTGATTGTGGTGGATGACGGCATTGCCACGGGGGCGACTCTGCAGGCGGCTGTGGAACTTTTAAAAACCAGAAAACCTAAGAAAATTATTGTAGCGGCTCCCGTGGCGCCAAAGTCCTCTGTGGAGGAAATTCTGCGCGTCGCCGACGAAGTGATATGCTTGGAAACTCCGGAGCCGTTCCATGCCGTTGGCAATTTTTATCACGACTTCACTCAGGTCGAGGATGAAGATGTTTTGGCCTATCTGCACCCGCAACAGGCAAAACCATTTGAAGCAGAGCAATTGGAAATTCAATTTCATGATGGGGAAAAGGTCTTAAAAGCAGACCTGGCCACGGTCAAAGATATGAAATGTTTGATTGTCTTCTCTCACGGCAGTGGCAGTAGTCGCCTTAGTCCGCGCAATCGCTTTGTTGCGAAGGAATTGAACAAAATCGGATTTGGGACTTTGTTGGCTGATCTGCTGACCCAAGAAGAGGACAAGGATAGAAAAAATGTTTTTGACGTGGATCTTTTGGTTTCCAGAACTCTTAAAGCCACCGAAGCAGGACTGCACAAAATCGGAAACATGGATTTGCCGCTGGGATTCTTTGGCGCCAGTACCGGGGCCGCCGCGGCCTTGGGGGCCGCCGCCAAAACCCATCGCAAAGTTTTTGCAGTCGTCAGTCGCGGGGGGCGTCCAGATTTAGCGGCTAGTTATTTTAGGCAAGTCAAAGTGCCAACACTCTTGATTGTGGGTGGAGAAGATCACCAGGTGATTGCTCTCAATGAAAAAGCTGCCCGAGAACTTCTGGCAGTAAAAACAGTCATTGTTCCCGGAGCCACGCATTTGTTTGAAGAGCCCGGTGCCTTGGAAGAAGTTGTCGAGTATGCGGCAGATTGGTTCTTGGAGCTGTATCCGCATCAAGTTGTCGGTAAAGCACCTCAGGAAAATGTTGTTCATGTGATGGAAGACTTGGCTCATCCCATCAAGGCGGATGGGGACTGGGAAGATTTAATTAGAAAAATTGCGAAGTCCCGAATCGTGATGCTCGGCGAGGCCTCCCATGGCAGTGCCGAATTCTACACAGTTCGCCGCATGATCTCAGAAAGACTGATCCGCGATCACGGCTTTGATTTTATCGCCGTGGAGGGAGATTGGCCTGACTGTCAAAAGTTGCATGATTATATTCGAACGGGCGAGGGAAAGAGTGCTAAAGACATCATGCGACGCTTTGAGCGTTGGCCCACCTGGATGTGGGCGAACGATGAAGCTGCGACGATGATTGAGTGGATGCAAAGCTATCAAGCGGGCTTTTACGGCTTGGATGTCTATTCACTGTTTGAATCCATGGATTATGTGATGGCTTACACTAAACAAGTCGACACTGGTTTGGCGAAAGAAATTAAATCCAACTATTCTTGCTTTGAGCCCTTCCGTAAGAATGAAAAAGCCTACGCGAAGTTTCTTATGGAGTTTGAAGAGGGCTGTAAGGGTGAGGTGATGGAGTCACTGCAAAAAATGCTTCGGCTCCGAGTGGAAAAAATCAATACGGCCCATAGAGATCTGTTTAATGCGCAACAGAATGCCCGGATTGTGAAGAATGCTGAAGACTACTATCGAGCGATGTTGTTTGGGGGGGCTGAGTCCTGGAACGTTCGGGATCGTCACATGATGGAAACTCTCGAGATATTACTGAATCGAAAAAAAGACAGTAAGTGCATTGTATGGGCGCACAACAGCCATATCGGTGACTATCACGCCACTGATATGCTGGAAGAAGGCTATGTCAACCTAGGCGGCTTGGCGCGGGAAAAGTTTGGATTGGATCAAGTGTCCTTGGTGGGATTTGGAACTTATCAAGGGGAGGTTCTGGCAAGCCCGGCTTGGGATGGTCCGGAAACAGTCACGAAGTTACCGGCGGCCAAAGAGGGCTCTTTTGAAAACTATTGTCACAAGGTTTCACAGGACTTGCGAGCTCCCAGATTCTACATGAATTTTGATTCAGAGGCGCGTAAGTCTGTTCTGGGGACACGCCGGTATGGGCACAGAGCGGTGGGCGTCGTTTATGATCCTCGCTTTGAAGCTCATGGCAGAAACTATGTTCCGACAGTGATCGCCCAACGTTATGACTCCTTTGTATTTATCGATAAAACATCAGCATTGCGGGCAATTCCAACTTTGAAAAACTGGGGAGATTTCCCAGAAACTTGGCCAGCAGGAATTTGA
- a CDS encoding response regulator: protein MSFKILVVDDEKDLRDLICYFLKRENFTVETAENGKDAFNKIKEGRPDLVISDIRMPDWDGFELLSNVSRLENQFVPVLFISGYVGGDEAELKKNPHCMGFISKPISKTKLIEIVKEAQAKQTISPLNWQPDHE from the coding sequence ATGTCCTTTAAAATCCTGGTCGTGGATGACGAGAAAGACTTACGAGATCTGATTTGCTATTTCTTGAAGCGTGAAAACTTCACTGTTGAAACTGCTGAAAATGGCAAAGACGCTTTCAATAAGATCAAAGAAGGCCGGCCTGATCTTGTTATCAGTGACATTCGCATGCCCGACTGGGACGGCTTTGAACTATTGAGCAATGTCTCTCGCCTGGAAAATCAATTCGTTCCCGTTTTATTTATCTCAGGGTACGTCGGTGGAGATGAGGCCGAACTCAAGAAAAATCCTCATTGCATGGGGTTTATCTCAAAACCAATTAGCAAAACAAAGCTCATCGAAATCGTAAAGGAAGCTCAAGCAAAGCAAACGATCTCCCCGCTAAACTGGCAGCCTGATCACGAATGA